A single region of the Oreochromis niloticus isolate F11D_XX linkage group LG19, O_niloticus_UMD_NMBU, whole genome shotgun sequence genome encodes:
- the LOC109195777 gene encoding uncharacterized protein LOC109195777: MADSSANGQRRYKTLKDQVEELKKAIRMACTGTSKAAEKECRAMEAEVSKIFDLQHKGTDERTALEVVLRTEGERCEKKLKNLQDESGGRSVNRKTKKEMTALKAMHGNCCKWMMMCNAVSSWMKDKVEQPEPAKEEDTVSIMKLLQKLQEDNEKLEDKMAKLTLKGEEVNSPRTPAIYPWIPQLPSAPPQLGGAETPPPYVMPVMSLDGGQVQGPDGQTGIVIGGLVNVEYPGMTRPTQHGEMTVVGPHNRENAGTQTACATGPGLASCSRAWTTQDSLGEAAGPGVPHTEASPAVPTEEVPSQDEEDGRSELVEPPHQERQRHHQASKQSTKKQDRWDGQVHGRMHEDRDALLAVVETLTEVKQKALKELMEEELKDQKTSRTRHKPLTKVVEEDMTECRTSSEEDLDEEEEEIERRDACEPDKNLNLRSRTVHRRPTTKLRSTARMKRKSVFDVVRGSGKTRRGRAVNDEEEGTRPRWGMPLIVGPKHEPIYRAYKVRDLEALVRQLPPITEGGAKWLRKLDMLTEGDEIAIGDFRAAAGRVMLGGGLADVEEIAGTTSYANNMPYREVRNALANAVREKYPTPNTGAIPKIIWDPQYTPLEFLARAKEQWLSETGIHPGQEGESRAWFRAAVLAGLPKQVRTDLEKNPDFAVADSTQWERHLIHRLTLERDEANKQKRELEEAQALLLKLQLIEARDKASEKKKENKEATKKMMVAKPQPDPMPDWPDLDPNLYPDDRWPVNAPRQRQPAGNWGAAGPYRGRGGYAGRGQRARGTGNPSYTSWNACYRCGVEGHWARDCPGPSQNSQQRGYQTQARGAPRGRGAYRGGHQAPNPGAAPVAQYPVVDWGWEGEQY, from the coding sequence ATGGCGGACAGCTCGGCCAACGGACAGAGACGTTACAAGACATTGAAGGATCAGGTAGAGGAGCTGAAAAAGGCCATAAGGATGGCCTGCACAGGTACGTCTAAAGCAGCCGAAAAGGAGTGCCGAGCCATGGAAGCAGAGGTAAGCAAAATTTTTGACTTACAACACAAAGGGACAGATGAAAGGACAGCTCTGGAGGTTGTGCTTagaacagagggagagagatgtgAGAAGAAACTAAAAAACTTACAGGATGAATCAGGAGGCCGCTCAGTCAACcggaaaacaaaaaaggaaatgactGCTTTGAAGGCAATGCATGGCAACTGCTGCAAGTGGATGATGATGTGTAATGCAGTGTCGTCCTGGATGAAGGACAAAGTGGAACAGCCTGAGCCAGCAAAAGAAGAGGACACGGTGAGTATAATGAAATTACTGCAGAAATTACAGGAAGACAATGAAAAGCTGGAGGACAAAATGGCAAAACTCACGTTGAAGGGAGAAGAAGTAAACAGCCCTCGAACACCAGCAATATACCCGTGGATCCCACAACTTCCCAGCGCCCCGCCACAACTTGGTGGAGCGGAGACTCCTCCCCCTTACGTGATGCCAGTGATGTCCTTAGACGGAGGACAGGTGCAGGGCCCCGATGGACAGACGGGCATTGTGATAGGAGGACTCGTAAATGTCGAGTACCCAGGCATGACCAGGCCGACCCAACATGGAGAAATGACGGTGGTGGGACCACACAACAGGGAGAATGCAGGGACGCAGACGGCCTGTGCCACAGGTCCCGGTTTGGCATCGTGTAGCCGGGCCTGGACGACGCAAGACTCACTAGGAGAAGCAGCAGGGCCGGGGGTGCCTCACACCGAAGCCTCACCCGCGGTTCCGACTGAAGAGGTGCCCTCGCAGGATGAGGAAGACGGAAGGTCAGAATTGGTCGAGCCGCCGCACCAGGAAAGACAGAGACACCACCAAGCAAGCAAGCAGAGCACGAAGAAGCAGGATAGGTGGGACGGGCAAGTTCATGGGCGAATGCACGAGGACCGAGACGCTCTACTGGCAGTGGTGGAAACGCTGACCGAGGTGAAGCAGAAAGCCCTGAAGGAACTTATGGAAGAGGAACTGAAGGACCAGAAGACCTCACGCACAAGGCATAAGCCCTTGACGAAAGTTGTGGAGGAGGACATGACAGAGTGTAGGACTTCATCAGAAGAGGACTtggatgaagaagaggaggaaattGAACGAAGAGATGCCTGTGAACCGGACAAAAACCTGAACTTGCGCAGTAGAACGGTGCACAGACGTCCAACTACTAAACTGAGGTCCACTGCCAGAATGAAACGCAAATCAGTGTTTGACGTCGTGAGGGGCTCGGGGAAGACCAGAAGAGGCAGGGCTGTGAACGATGAGGAGGAAGGCACGAGACCACGCTGGGGTATGCCGCTGATAGTAGGCCCCAAACATGAACCGATCTACCGGGCATACAAGGTCAGGGATCTGGAAGCACTGGTTAGACAACTGCCACCCATTACAGAAGGAGGAGCAAAATGGCTGAGGAAACTGGATATGTTGACAGAAGGAGACGAGATTGCTATTGGCGATTTTCGCGCGGCCGCGGGGAGAGTGATGCTAGGAGGCGGGCTGGCGGACGTGGAAGAAATTGCAGGAACAACCAGCTATGCCAACAACATGCCATACCGCGAAGTGCGAAATGCCCTAGCAAACGCAGTGCGTGAAAAGTACCCGACCCCAAATACTGGAGCCATTCCTAAAATTATTTGGGATCCACAATACACACCCTTAGAGTTCTTAGCGAGAGCGAAAGAGCAGTGGCTGTCAGAGACAGGGATACATCCTGGCCAAGAAGGGGAATCACGAGCTTGGTTTAGAGCTGCGGTGTTGGCAGGACTACCTAAGCAGGTGAGAACTGACTTAGAGAAGAATCCAGACTTTGCGGTCGCGGACTCCACCCAGTGGGAGCGGCATTTAATCCACCGGCTGACCCTGGAGCGGGATGAGGCGAACAAACAGAAGAGGGAGCTGGAGGAAGCGCAAGCGCTGCTCTTGAAACTACAGTTGATAGAGGCGAGAGACAAGGCAAgcgaaaagaagaaagaaaataaggaaGCCACAAAGAAAATGATGGTGGCAAAGCCGCAGCCTGATCCCATGCCTGACTGGCCAGATCTGGACCCCAACCTGTATCCTGATGACCGTTGGCCCGTCAATGCACCAAGGCAGAGACAACCCGCGGGAAATTGGGGGGCGGCTGGACCATACAGAGGGCGTGGTGGTTACGCCGGGAGAGGACAAAGGGCTCGTGGTACGGGGAATCCCAGCTACACGTCTTGGAATGCCTGTTACAGATGTGGAGTTGAAGGACACTGGGCGCGAGACTGCCCCGGACCAAGCCAGAACAGCCAACAGCGAGGCTACCAAACCCAGGCACGTGGAGCTCCTAGAGGAAGAGGTGCATACAGAGGTGGACATCAAGCCCCTAACCCAGGTGCAGCACCAGTCGCCCAGTATCCAGTGGTGGACTGGGGCTGGGAGGGAGAGCAATATTGA